Proteins encoded in a region of the Nicotiana tomentosiformis chromosome 9, ASM39032v3, whole genome shotgun sequence genome:
- the LOC104095010 gene encoding flotillin-like protein 6: MWYHVAKPSEFLVITGKGIDELKIAKKAMVWPFQKCEKIDVTPVNYTFEVNAMSTEKLSFLLPAVFTIGPRADDHSSLVKYARLLSLHQRNSHDVKELVQGIIEGETRVLAASMSMEDVFKGTKDFKREVFEKVQLELNQFGLLIYNANIKQLVDVRGHEYFSYLGQKTQMEAANRAKVEVAEAKMKGDVGSKQREGLTIQNAAKIDVETKVITAQRKGKGKMEEIKVGSEVKIFENQQEAEVSEANAKLATKKAAWSQQAKMAEVLAEKAVAIREAELQQEVERKNALTKTENFKAQFLSRANVESEIKVQEANSEYYQKQTAADAILYEKQKLAEARRIEADAETYAKKQAADAAFYAKKKEAEGLVAFAEAQGIYIRTLLSALGGNYIALRDYLMINERIYTDIAKYNAEAIRGLQPKITIWSTGVSEGEMTDGTHIGKGNGAMKEMASLYSVIPPLLQTVYEQTSMLPPPWLSTCSTNLTTSTESA; the protein is encoded by the exons ATGTGGTACCATGTGGCAAAGCCGTCTGAGTTTTTGGTCATCACTGGCAAAGGAATTGATGAGTTAAAAATTGCAAAGAAGGCTATGGTATGGCCATTTCAGAAATGCGAAAAGATTGATGTTACCCCTGTAAATTACACCTTTGAAGTCAATGCCATGAGCACAGAGAAGCTATCTTTCCTACTCCCTGCCGTTTTCACAATTGGTCCCCGGGCTGATGACCACAGCAGCCTTGTCAAATACGCAAGGCTTCTTTCTCTTCATCAGCGCAATTCCCATGATGTAAAAGAGCTTGTTCAAGGCATCATTGAGGGAGAGACACGTGTCTTGGCTGCTTCAATGTCGATGGAAGATGTATTTAAAGGCACAAAGGATTTCAAGCGCGAAGTTTTTGAAAAGGTTCAGCTGGAGCTTAACCAATTTGGACTTCTGATATATAATGCTAACATTAAGCAACTGGTTGATGTTAGAGGCCACGAGTACTTTTCATATTTGGGCCAGAAAACTCAGATGGAAGCAGCAAACAGGGCAAAAGTTGAAGTAGCTGAAGCGAAAATGAAGGGCGACGTTGGATCCAAACAGAGAGAGGGATTGACAATTCAAAATGCTGCAAAGATTGATGTTGAGACAAAGGTTATAACCGCACAAAGAAAAGGTAAAGGTAAAATGGAGGAGATTAAGGTAGGATCAGAAGTCAAGATTTTTGAGAATCAGCAAGAAGCTGAAGTGTCTGAGGCAAATGCAAAACTAGCTACGAAGAAGGCAGCATGGTCGCAGCAGGCAAAGATGGCAGAGGTGTTAGCTGAAAAAGCTGTGGCAATACGAGAGGCTGAGTTACAGCAAGAAGTCGAGCGAAAGAATGCCTTGACTAAGACTGAGAATTTCAAGGCTCAGTTCCTCAGTAGGGCTAATGTGGAATCTGAGATTAAG GTGCAAGAAGCAAATTCGGAGTATTACCAAAAGCAAACAGCAGCTGACGCAATACTGTATGAGAAACAAAAGTTAGCAGAGGCTCGAAGGATCGAAGCAGATGCTGAAACGTACGCGAAAAAACAAGCTGCAGATGCTGCATTCTATGCCAAGAAGAAAGAGGCAGAAGGACTTGTGGCTTTTGCAGAAGCACAAGGGATTTACATACGCACATTGTTGTCAGCACTGGGAGGAAATTACATTGCGTTGAGGGATTACTTGATGATTAATGAAAGGATATACACAGACATCGCCAAATATAACGCAGAAGCTATCAGAGGACTGCAACCAAAGATCACTATTTGGTCAACTGGTGTAAGTGAAGGGGAGATGACCGATGGAACACACATAGGAAAGGGAAATGGTGCCATGAAAGAGATGGCATCGCTTTACAGCGTAATTCCTCCGTTGCTACAGACCGTGTATGAGCAAACTAGTATGCTGCCTCCACCATGGCTGAGTACGTGCAGCACCAACCTGACCACATCGACCGAATCAGCTTAA